The Bacteroides acidifaciens genome includes a region encoding these proteins:
- a CDS encoding agmatine deiminase family protein, translated as MITEQHKDTVYFSNLFARHYPEIYKELSDILSRHHVAHGALMHTKDYWCRDYMPIQWGYKTYIQFRYEPDYLTDKPQYKTNIEPVLKAMRNRMNITQSPLIIDGGNVVVCEVKEPYMKDWRPIIVMTEKLFQENSQIEREEVLAILKENFYGAEIVFLPWDKSDVCGHTDGIIHNVGDGKVLVNLNVYPLKIAREMRRRLSKCFVVVDLKLSKYHHNSWAYINMLQTRDVIIVPGLGLPTDREALEQIKELHPSYEGRIYQVNIAPIVEKWGGALNCLSWTMSEYVSGLEWLLEYDE; from the coding sequence ATGATAACAGAGCAACATAAAGATACCGTTTATTTTTCAAACCTTTTTGCAAGGCACTATCCTGAAATTTATAAAGAACTATCCGATATTCTTTCTCGTCATCATGTAGCACATGGCGCGTTGATGCACACTAAAGATTATTGGTGCCGGGATTACATGCCAATACAATGGGGCTACAAAACTTATATTCAATTCCGCTATGAACCAGATTATTTAACTGACAAGCCACAGTATAAAACTAATATTGAGCCTGTATTGAAGGCTATGAGGAACAGGATGAATATTACGCAATCTCCACTTATAATTGATGGTGGAAATGTGGTTGTGTGTGAAGTAAAAGAACCATATATGAAAGATTGGAGACCAATTATTGTTATGACAGAAAAGTTATTTCAGGAAAATTCTCAGATTGAAAGGGAAGAAGTGCTCGCAATCTTAAAGGAGAATTTTTATGGGGCGGAAATTGTATTTCTTCCATGGGATAAATCTGATGTTTGTGGTCATACAGATGGGATTATTCATAATGTTGGTGATGGCAAAGTTTTGGTTAATCTGAATGTCTATCCCCTGAAAATAGCACGAGAGATGAGACGTAGATTGAGTAAATGTTTTGTGGTTGTAGATTTAAAACTGAGTAAGTATCATCATAATAGTTGGGCATATATAAATATGCTTCAGACACGTGACGTAATCATTGTTCCCGGACTTGGACTACCGACAGACAGAGAAGCTTTAGAACAGATAAAAGAATTGCATCCTTCCTATGAAGGTCGAATCTATCAAGTAAATATCGCTCCGATTGTAGAGAAATGGGGAGGCGCATTGAATTGTTTGTCCTGGACTATGAGTGAATATGTATCTGGCTTAGAGTGGTTGCTTGAATATGATGAATAA
- the xylE gene encoding D-xylose transporter XylE encodes MNNTTNEGSKLYLYSITSVAILGGLLFGYDTAVISGAEKGLEAFFLSASDFQYNKVMHGITSSSALIGCVLGGALSGIFASRLGRRNSLRLAAVLFFLSALGSYYPEFLFFEYGKPNMDLLITFNLYRILGGIGVGLASAVCPMYIAEIAPSNIRGTLVSCNQFAIIFGMLVVYFVNYLIMGDHQNPIILKDAAGVLSVSSESDMWTVQEGWRYMFGSEAFPAAFFGLLLFFVPKTPRYLVLVQQEEKAFSILEKINGKAKAQEILNDIKATAHEKTEKLFTYGVAVIVIGILLSVFQQAIGINAVLYYAPRIFENAGAEGVGMMQTVIMGIVNIIFTLVAIFTVDRFGRKPLLIIGSIGMAVGAFAVAMCDSMAIKGIFPVVSVIVYAAFFMMSWGPICWVLISEIFPNTIRGKAVAIAVAFQWIFNYIISSTFPALYDFSPMFAYSLYGIICVAAAIFVWRWVPETKGKTLEDMSKLWKKNK; translated from the coding sequence ATGAACAATACAACGAACGAAGGAAGCAAACTCTATTTGTATTCCATCACATCCGTTGCTATCCTGGGCGGACTGCTTTTCGGTTATGACACGGCAGTTATCTCCGGAGCGGAAAAAGGCTTGGAAGCTTTTTTTCTTTCAGCCTCTGATTTCCAATATAACAAAGTAATGCATGGAATCACTTCTTCCAGTGCATTGATAGGTTGCGTACTTGGTGGTGCGCTCTCCGGCATATTCGCTTCCCGTCTGGGACGCCGTAATTCGTTGAGGCTCGCTGCCGTACTCTTTTTCCTTTCAGCATTAGGTTCTTATTATCCGGAATTCCTGTTTTTCGAATACGGAAAACCGAATATGGACTTGCTGATTACGTTTAATCTTTATCGTATCTTAGGTGGTATCGGCGTTGGACTGGCATCTGCCGTTTGTCCGATGTATATCGCGGAAATAGCCCCTTCCAACATTCGCGGAACTCTTGTTTCGTGCAACCAGTTTGCCATTATCTTCGGTATGCTGGTGGTGTACTTTGTGAATTACCTGATTATGGGCGACCATCAGAATCCTATTATTCTGAAAGATGCTGCCGGAGTCTTATCAGTAAGTTCTGAGTCTGATATGTGGACTGTACAAGAAGGATGGCGCTATATGTTTGGTTCGGAAGCTTTTCCTGCTGCATTTTTTGGTTTGTTATTGTTCTTCGTGCCGAAAACTCCCCGTTATTTGGTATTGGTACAACAGGAAGAAAAAGCCTTTTCTATTTTGGAAAAAATTAATGGTAAAGCAAAAGCACAGGAAATCCTTAATGATATCAAAGCTACCGCCCACGAAAAGACAGAAAAACTCTTTACTTATGGAGTGGCAGTAATTGTTATCGGTATTCTTCTTTCTGTATTCCAACAGGCTATCGGCATTAATGCGGTACTTTACTATGCTCCGCGCATTTTTGAAAATGCAGGCGCAGAAGGTGTCGGTATGATGCAAACGGTTATTATGGGTATCGTAAACATCATCTTCACATTGGTTGCTATCTTTACAGTAGACCGCTTCGGACGTAAACCGCTATTGATTATCGGTTCTATCGGTATGGCAGTAGGGGCATTTGCAGTAGCAATGTGTGATAGTATGGCTATAAAGGGAATCTTTCCGGTAGTTTCGGTTATCGTATATGCCGCATTCTTTATGATGTCATGGGGACCAATTTGCTGGGTATTGATTTCGGAAATCTTCCCGAATACAATCCGTGGCAAGGCAGTTGCCATCGCTGTAGCTTTCCAATGGATATTTAATTATATTATATCTTCCACTTTCCCGGCATTGTACGATTTTAGTCCGATGTTCGCATACAGCCTTTATGGAATTATCTGTGTAGCTGCCGCAATCTTCGTTTGGCGTTGGGTGCCCGAAACGAAAGGCAAGACACTGGAAGATATGAGCAAGCTTTGGAAGAAAAACAAGTAA